A DNA window from Sphingomonas profundi contains the following coding sequences:
- a CDS encoding peroxiredoxin, which translates to MAALPVGAKAPDFSTQATLAGKPFPFTLSQALKKGPVVLYFYPAAFTSGCTVEAHEFAEATDDFRKAGATVIGVSADDIEKLNKFSVSECRNKFAVASATPKMIADYDVKLPVIAKSNRTSFVIAPDGKIIYAYSAMNPAGHVANTMAAVKTWEAAHRK; encoded by the coding sequence ATGGCGGCGCTGCCGGTCGGCGCGAAGGCGCCCGATTTCTCCACCCAGGCCACCCTGGCGGGCAAGCCTTTCCCCTTCACCCTCTCGCAGGCGCTGAAGAAGGGGCCGGTCGTGCTCTATTTCTACCCGGCGGCCTTCACCTCCGGCTGCACGGTAGAGGCGCATGAGTTCGCCGAGGCGACCGACGACTTCCGCAAGGCCGGCGCAACCGTGATCGGCGTCTCGGCCGACGATATCGAGAAGCTGAACAAGTTCTCTGTCAGCGAGTGCCGCAACAAGTTCGCCGTCGCCTCCGCCACGCCGAAGATGATCGCCGACTACGACGTGAAGCTGCCGGTGATCGCCAAGTCGAACCGCACCTCCTTCGTGATCGCGCCGGACGGGAAGATCATCTACGCCTATTCGGCGATGAACCCGGCCGGCCATGTCGCCAACACGATGGCGGCGGTGAAGACGTGGGAAGCGGCGCACCGCAAATAA
- a CDS encoding glucan biosynthesis protein, which produces MADIDRRSALLLLAASTALPGAAHAAGRAVPFSWEGLQRLAAARAAAPFRPVPPVAGAGAIDFDAAGTLRYRADRTLLGGIRLFPLTATAPHPVRINLVEGGRARPVAFAPDLFEASAGHPALGLAGFRAITPGRDSDWIAFLGASYFRAAGSQDQYGLSARGIAIDTGIDGREEFPAFTDFWIERRGAQQFVVHALLDGPSVAGAFRFDCRHGADGVVQDASCVLFFRKDVARLGIAPCTSMFWYGEGDRVAATDWRPEIHDSDGLAIATGSGERIWRPLVNPPRATLDSFADRAPRGFGLIQRDRDFANYQDDGAFYDRRPNLWIEPKGDWGAGAVSLFAFPTRGETDDNVVAFWTPAARARRGARMAFDYRMTWNGRDPAADAPSRAIACRAGTAGRPGQKAVAGARKIVVDLSGEALGGLGRDAGVTVQADVARGRVLDKAAYPIVGRPGQWRAMIDVAVEGAGPADLRLYLRQGDRALSETILLPVY; this is translated from the coding sequence ATGGCCGATATCGATCGACGTTCCGCCCTCCTGCTCCTCGCCGCGTCCACGGCGCTGCCGGGCGCCGCGCACGCCGCCGGCCGCGCCGTGCCTTTCTCGTGGGAGGGCCTGCAGCGGCTGGCGGCGGCGCGCGCCGCCGCGCCGTTCCGGCCGGTGCCGCCGGTGGCCGGCGCCGGCGCGATCGATTTCGATGCGGCGGGCACGCTGCGCTACCGGGCGGATCGCACTCTGCTTGGCGGCATCCGCCTGTTTCCGCTTACCGCCACCGCGCCCCATCCGGTGCGGATCAATCTGGTGGAAGGCGGCCGCGCCCGCCCGGTGGCGTTCGCGCCCGACCTGTTCGAGGCGAGCGCCGGCCACCCGGCGCTGGGCCTCGCCGGCTTCCGCGCGATCACGCCGGGACGCGACAGCGACTGGATCGCCTTTCTCGGCGCCTCCTACTTCCGCGCCGCCGGGTCGCAGGACCAATATGGCCTCTCAGCCCGCGGCATCGCCATCGACACCGGCATCGACGGGCGGGAGGAGTTCCCCGCGTTCACCGATTTCTGGATCGAGCGGCGCGGGGCGCAGCAGTTCGTCGTTCACGCGCTGCTCGACGGGCCGAGCGTGGCCGGCGCCTTCCGCTTCGATTGCCGCCACGGCGCGGACGGGGTGGTGCAGGATGCGTCATGCGTGCTGTTCTTCCGCAAGGATGTCGCCCGGCTCGGCATCGCGCCCTGCACCAGCATGTTCTGGTATGGCGAGGGCGACCGCGTCGCCGCGACCGACTGGCGGCCGGAAATCCACGATTCGGACGGCCTGGCCATCGCCACCGGCAGCGGCGAGCGGATCTGGCGCCCGCTGGTCAACCCGCCGCGCGCCACCCTGGACAGCTTCGCCGATCGCGCGCCGCGCGGCTTTGGCCTGATCCAGCGCGATCGCGATTTCGCGAACTATCAGGACGACGGCGCCTTCTACGATCGCCGGCCGAACCTGTGGATCGAGCCGAAGGGCGATTGGGGCGCGGGCGCCGTCTCCCTGTTCGCCTTTCCCACCCGCGGCGAGACGGACGACAATGTCGTCGCCTTCTGGACGCCGGCGGCGCGCGCGCGGCGCGGTGCGCGCATGGCCTTCGACTACCGCATGACGTGGAACGGGCGCGATCCCGCCGCCGATGCGCCCTCCCGCGCCATCGCCTGCCGTGCCGGCACCGCCGGGCGGCCGGGGCAGAAGGCGGTGGCCGGCGCGCGCAAGATCGTCGTCGATCTGTCGGGCGAGGCGCTCGGCGGGCTGGGCCGCGATGCCGGGGTGACGGTGCAGGCCGATGTCGCGCGCGGCCGCGTGCTGGACAAGGCGGCCTATCCGATCGTCGGGCGGCCCGGCCAGTGGCGCGCGATGATCGACGTCGCGGTCGAGGGCGCCGGCCCTGCCGACCTGCGCCTCTATCTGCGGCAGGGCGATCGGGCGCTGAGCGAGACGATCCTGCTGCCGGTCTACTAG
- the thiD gene encoding bifunctional hydroxymethylpyrimidine kinase/phosphomethylpyrimidine kinase, with amino-acid sequence MKACPRILIVAGSDSGGGAGIQADIKTVTMLGGHAMTAITAVTAQNTLGVTGVWPLPAEAVLAQIDAVAADIGVDAVKIGMIGSAEVAEAVAARLGQPDLAGVPVVFDPVMIATSGSVLADAETMRAFTHLMTLATLITPNLPELAALAADPGGDSFDPIAAARAIARSSGAPVLVKGGHAEGALVSDRLVAPEGIVAVWEAARIETRHSHGTGCTLASGIATGLGAGLSLEQAIGRARDYVRAALLAAPGHGAGHGPMGHALGVAPFDVLRPASSPSA; translated from the coding sequence GTGAAAGCTTGCCCGCGCATCCTGATCGTCGCCGGCTCGGATTCCGGCGGCGGCGCGGGCATCCAGGCCGACATCAAGACGGTGACGATGCTGGGCGGCCACGCGATGACCGCGATCACCGCCGTCACCGCGCAGAACACGCTCGGCGTCACCGGCGTGTGGCCGCTGCCGGCGGAGGCGGTGCTGGCGCAGATCGACGCGGTGGCGGCCGACATCGGCGTGGACGCGGTGAAGATCGGCATGATCGGATCGGCGGAGGTGGCGGAGGCGGTGGCGGCGCGGCTGGGCCAACCGGACCTCGCCGGTGTGCCGGTGGTGTTCGATCCGGTGATGATCGCGACAAGCGGATCGGTGCTGGCCGACGCTGAGACGATGCGCGCCTTCACCCACCTGATGACGCTGGCGACGCTCATCACGCCGAACCTGCCCGAACTGGCCGCGCTGGCCGCCGACCCGGGTGGCGATTCGTTCGACCCGATCGCGGCGGCGCGTGCGATCGCCCGATCGTCCGGAGCGCCGGTGCTGGTGAAGGGCGGGCATGCGGAGGGCGCCCTTGTCTCCGACCGGCTCGTGGCGCCCGAGGGCATCGTCGCCGTATGGGAGGCCGCGCGGATCGAGACGCGGCACAGCCACGGCACCGGCTGCACCCTCGCCAGCGGCATCGCCACCGGCCTGGGCGCCGGTCTGTCGCTGGAGCAGGCGATCGGTCGCGCGCGCGACTATGTCCGCGCCGCTCTGCTGGCGGCACCCGGCCATGGCGCGGGGCATGGGCCGATGGGGCATGCGCTGGGTGTCGCGCCCTTCGATGTGCTTCGGCCGGCTTCCTCCCCGTCAGCCTGA
- a CDS encoding SDR family NAD(P)-dependent oxidoreductase, with product MADIALVTGASSGFGAAIARRFVGEGRRVIAAARRAERLAALAEELGPALLPLTLDVTDAAAVSALPGSLPQDWRDVAILVNNAGLALGLAPAQSSVLADWERMVATNVTGLMRMTHALLPGMVARGRGHVVNLGSVAANYAYPGGNIYGATKAFVQQFTLGLKADLIGTGVRVTDIQPGLVSGSEFSEVRLGAEKAAAVYADTVPMTAEDIAEAVSWIVGLPPHMNVNRIELMPDVQGPAAPNVKRGR from the coding sequence ATGGCCGACATCGCGCTCGTCACCGGCGCCAGTTCCGGCTTCGGCGCGGCGATCGCGCGGCGGTTCGTGGGCGAGGGCCGGCGGGTGATCGCCGCCGCCCGCCGCGCCGAGCGGCTGGCGGCGCTGGCGGAGGAGCTCGGCCCGGCGCTGCTGCCGCTGACCTTGGACGTGACGGACGCCGCCGCCGTCTCCGCCCTCCCCGGATCGCTGCCGCAGGATTGGCGCGACGTGGCGATCCTCGTCAACAATGCCGGCCTCGCGCTTGGCCTGGCGCCCGCGCAGTCGAGCGTCCTGGCCGACTGGGAGCGGATGGTGGCGACGAACGTGACCGGGCTGATGCGCATGACCCACGCCTTGCTGCCCGGCATGGTGGCGCGCGGGCGGGGGCACGTCGTCAATCTCGGCAGCGTCGCGGCGAACTACGCCTATCCGGGCGGCAACATCTACGGCGCCACCAAGGCGTTCGTGCAGCAGTTCACGCTGGGCTTGAAGGCGGATCTGATCGGCACCGGCGTTAGGGTGACGGACATACAGCCCGGCCTCGTCTCCGGCAGCGAATTCTCCGAGGTGCGGCTGGGGGCCGAGAAGGCGGCGGCCGTCTATGCGGACACCGTGCCGATGACGGCGGAGGACATCGCCGAAGCGGTAAGCTGGATCGTCGGCCTGCCGCCGCACATGAACGTGAACCGCATCGAGTTGATGCCCGATGTGCAGGGGCCGGCCGCGCCGAACGTGAAGCGCGGCCGATGA
- the glmM gene encoding phosphoglucosamine mutase — protein MARKYFGTDGIRGRTNENPMTAGMAMRVGQAAGAHFARGQHRHRVVIGKDTRLSGYMMESALVAGFTSVGMDVVMVGPMPTPAVAMLARSMRADLGVMISASHNPFADNGIKLFGPDGYKLSDADESAIEALIDTGPKAVAAEDIGRARRVEDARGRYIHAVKSSFPEHLKLDGLRIVIDCANGAAYQVAPAALWELGGEVISLGVSPNGTNINDHCGSTDPTALQAKVIEVRADIGIALDGDADRLIVVDEKGRIVDGDQLMALIGASWAKRGLLRGDGIVATVMSNLGLERFLQGEGLKLHRTAVGDRYVVEAMRQGDYNVGGEQSGHIILSDYATTGDGLVAALQVLAALVESGRRASELLHMFDPLPQILKNVRFAGGAPLEQDKVKAVIAAAEAQLVSTGRLVIRKSGTEPLIRVMAEGEDRRLVEQVVDEICAAVKAAA, from the coding sequence ATGGCACGCAAATATTTCGGCACGGACGGCATTCGCGGCCGCACCAACGAGAACCCGATGACCGCCGGCATGGCGATGCGGGTGGGGCAGGCGGCGGGCGCCCACTTCGCCCGTGGCCAGCACCGCCACCGCGTGGTGATCGGCAAGGACACGCGGCTTTCCGGCTACATGATGGAATCGGCCCTCGTCGCCGGCTTCACCTCGGTCGGCATGGACGTGGTGATGGTGGGGCCGATGCCCACGCCGGCGGTGGCGATGCTCGCTCGATCGATGCGGGCCGATCTCGGCGTGATGATCTCCGCCAGCCACAATCCGTTCGCGGACAACGGCATCAAGCTGTTCGGCCCGGACGGCTACAAGCTCTCCGACGCGGACGAGAGCGCGATCGAGGCGCTGATCGATACCGGGCCGAAGGCGGTCGCGGCGGAGGATATCGGCCGCGCCCGCCGGGTGGAGGATGCGCGCGGCCGCTACATCCACGCGGTGAAGTCCAGCTTTCCCGAGCATCTGAAGCTGGACGGCCTGCGCATCGTGATCGATTGCGCGAACGGCGCCGCCTACCAAGTGGCGCCCGCCGCCTTGTGGGAGCTGGGCGGCGAGGTGATCTCGCTGGGCGTGAGCCCCAACGGCACTAACATCAACGATCACTGCGGATCGACCGACCCGACCGCCTTGCAGGCCAAGGTGATCGAGGTGCGCGCCGACATCGGCATCGCGCTGGACGGCGACGCGGACCGGCTGATCGTTGTGGACGAGAAGGGCCGCATCGTCGACGGCGACCAGCTGATGGCGCTGATCGGCGCATCCTGGGCGAAGCGCGGGCTGCTGCGCGGCGACGGCATCGTGGCGACGGTGATGTCCAACCTCGGCCTCGAACGCTTCCTGCAGGGCGAGGGGTTGAAGCTGCACCGCACGGCGGTGGGCGACCGCTACGTCGTCGAGGCGATGCGGCAGGGCGACTATAATGTCGGCGGCGAGCAGTCCGGCCACATCATCCTCTCCGACTATGCGACGACCGGGGACGGGCTGGTGGCGGCGTTGCAGGTGCTGGCGGCGCTGGTGGAATCGGGCCGACGCGCGAGCGAGCTGCTCCACATGTTCGATCCGCTGCCACAGATACTTAAGAACGTGCGCTTCGCCGGCGGCGCGCCGCTGGAGCAGGACAAGGTGAAGGCGGTGATCGCGGCTGCGGAGGCGCAGCTGGTCTCCACCGGCCGGCTGGTGATCCGCAAGTCCGGCACCGAGCCGCTGATCCGGGTGATGGCCGAGGGCGAGGACCGGCGGCTGGTGGAGCAGGTGGTGGACGAGATCTGCGCGGCGGTGAAGGCGGCGGCGTGA
- the mdoH gene encoding glucans biosynthesis glucosyltransferase MdoH gives MAALPPHLPAEAPIGMPRQRFSRAVPPSVAPGAAPGDMLPRRLLLMLATLMMGLAALAGVKPALAQDGIGPVDLILMGLFFPLFAWIAFGFVGSTIGFALLMTGRSPGYITAPERTTPAIGRTAVLMPVHNEDVAAVFARVQAMLRSIADAGGGATTDFFVLSDSGLAGGAEEERCWQHIAPCAPIPLYYRRRTQNIAAKPGNIAEWVGRFGGAYAYMVVLDADSLMSGRTIATLASAIEARPSVALIQTVPGVVAAATLFQRWMQFASRLYGPVSTAGMLWWFGAEGTFWGHNAIVRTAAFAESCGLPELLGPAPFGGHVLSHDMVEAALLRRRGWAVHMVMIGGSYEEYPPTMIDHAIRDRRWAQGNIQHIRLLGSAGFHWVSRLQLLVGASAYITSPLWLLLILTTLAAQFGAQGDAAVVGSTGGVLALTLLLLFGPKVMALAWACSDPVRRRGFGGGRSLARSTAAEMVLSILFAPAAMLTQTMDVIGILRGRRSRWVAQSRESDGIALEDALRRYRWHVAAGVLGLLLVPAAPIAAAWLAPVTLGLLASPWLAMWTARRDLGTRARAAGLFCVPPAPTEPYLRDAVAD, from the coding sequence ATGGCCGCGCTGCCCCCGCACCTGCCGGCCGAAGCGCCGATCGGGATGCCGCGCCAGCGTTTTAGCCGCGCGGTGCCGCCCTCCGTCGCACCCGGCGCCGCGCCCGGCGACATGCTGCCGCGCCGCCTGCTGCTGATGCTGGCGACGCTGATGATGGGCCTCGCCGCGCTCGCCGGGGTGAAGCCCGCGCTGGCGCAGGACGGGATCGGCCCGGTCGACCTGATCCTGATGGGGCTGTTCTTCCCGCTGTTCGCGTGGATCGCCTTCGGCTTCGTCGGCTCCACGATCGGCTTCGCCCTGCTGATGACCGGCCGCTCCCCCGGCTACATCACCGCGCCCGAGCGGACGACGCCGGCGATCGGCCGCACCGCCGTGCTGATGCCGGTGCACAACGAGGATGTCGCCGCCGTCTTCGCCCGCGTGCAGGCGATGCTGCGCTCCATCGCCGATGCCGGCGGCGGCGCTACGACCGACTTCTTCGTGCTGAGCGATTCCGGCCTGGCCGGCGGCGCGGAGGAGGAGCGCTGCTGGCAGCATATCGCCCCTTGCGCGCCGATCCCGCTTTACTATCGCCGCCGCACCCAGAACATCGCCGCCAAGCCGGGCAACATCGCCGAGTGGGTCGGGCGGTTCGGCGGCGCCTACGCCTATATGGTGGTGCTGGATGCGGACAGCCTGATGAGCGGCCGCACGATCGCCACGCTCGCCTCGGCGATCGAGGCGCGACCGTCCGTCGCCCTGATCCAGACGGTGCCGGGGGTGGTGGCGGCGGCCACCCTGTTCCAGCGCTGGATGCAGTTCGCCAGCCGGCTGTACGGCCCGGTCTCCACCGCCGGCATGCTGTGGTGGTTCGGCGCGGAGGGCACCTTCTGGGGCCACAACGCCATCGTCCGCACCGCCGCGTTCGCCGAGAGCTGCGGCCTGCCGGAGCTGCTGGGGCCGGCCCCGTTCGGCGGCCACGTGCTGAGCCACGACATGGTCGAGGCGGCGCTGCTGCGCCGGCGCGGCTGGGCCGTGCACATGGTGATGATCGGCGGCAGCTACGAGGAATATCCGCCGACGATGATCGATCACGCCATCCGCGACCGGCGATGGGCGCAGGGCAACATCCAGCATATCCGGCTGCTCGGCTCGGCCGGCTTCCACTGGGTCAGCCGGCTGCAACTGCTGGTCGGCGCATCCGCCTATATCACCTCGCCTTTGTGGCTGCTGCTGATCCTGACGACGCTTGCCGCGCAGTTCGGCGCGCAGGGTGATGCGGCGGTCGTCGGCTCCACCGGCGGGGTGCTGGCGCTCACCCTGCTGCTGCTGTTCGGGCCGAAGGTGATGGCGCTGGCGTGGGCCTGTTCCGATCCGGTGCGGCGGCGCGGCTTCGGCGGCGGCCGCTCGCTCGCGCGGTCGACGGCGGCGGAGATGGTCCTCTCGATCCTGTTCGCGCCGGCGGCGATGCTGACGCAGACGATGGACGTGATCGGCATCCTGCGCGGCCGCCGCTCCCGCTGGGTGGCGCAATCGCGCGAGAGCGACGGCATCGCGCTGGAGGATGCGCTCAGGCGCTACCGCTGGCATGTCGCGGCGGGCGTGCTGGGCCTGCTGCTGGTGCCGGCAGCACCGATCGCCGCGGCATGGCTGGCGCCGGTGACGCTCGGGCTGCTCGCCTCGCCCTGGCTGGCCATGTGGACGGCGCGCCGCGACCTGGGCACCCGCGCCCGCGCCGCCGGCCTGTTCTGCGTACCGCCGGCCCCGACCGAGCCCTATCTGCGGGATGCGGTGGCGGATTGA
- a CDS encoding patatin-like phospholipase family protein: MPSEPPRQPSETDPAIRAADDLDRDALASRRAALEAARAGVSGWSGTGIAGLALSGGGIRSATLSLGMLQAIAGRRLIGHFDYVSAVSGGGYIAGFFRSLFLPGSMRGAGWQEAVGTAPGVSEQHRFAEAVLASEPADRTLAGPDGAAVRNPIWWLRQHSRYLAPNGPSDYASAASYLTRNWIAMLYVFVIAVASIFAGVTLLLRALFHLAGADPLVARLTAIRLPAAAAPPLCPGRCPPAAPPVETVLHLSPWLPLAALAVVAAFCCGVAYWMTENMQATPQPLGRPRRLDDRTDSRRRFLRVTVPTMLLAAAAGTLVILYDVSAIPPLRRTAGSPAIWVIGLGAAYVLATGLVAIAAYLKARGRFANPTAEMRRLLTAWLTAANLAALVLVTAGICDSLALALRTRVPAVMGGGVGPLVSTVLIPAAAFAINRLSGLLGGKAKGGGIAGFLARHMSVALLIAGTLLYGIVAILVDAAVQAVLWSGTAWGPPGLDGRPTATLLLILVVLVGMTGRAHGFINLSSLHQLYAARLTRAYLGASNLARLRLDDGARTIKEGDPCDHVEPRAFFAGAVTAPIPLLLTTLNETISPQSQLTERDRKGVPLLLGPQGISVDRGAPIRWSDLAASDAEALSMGQWCAISGAAASAGMGRLTTLGGALTCTFANVRLGYWWRHGGTIAPCVARPLTDRLGSRFDTFLFLFAEMTARYSRNWRRVYLSDGGHFENSAAYALLHRRVGVVLLCDGGEDPLYRFDDLEQLVRKVRLDLRGEVEPVEWATVEQVAGGAAPFFLNAQGAGGWHERIDDPASAGAFALMLRARFAGETQSSIIVWLKPRRLPTMAADVAAYARFNPAFPHQSTGDQFFDEAQWESYRKLGFQMADALLEAAGPAFLDRLRAASGR; the protein is encoded by the coding sequence ATGCCGAGCGAGCCGCCGCGCCAGCCGTCGGAAACCGACCCCGCCATCCGCGCCGCCGACGACCTCGATCGCGACGCGCTGGCCAGCCGCCGCGCCGCGCTTGAGGCGGCTCGTGCCGGTGTGTCGGGGTGGAGCGGCACCGGCATCGCCGGCCTCGCTCTGTCGGGCGGCGGCATCCGCAGCGCCACGCTCTCGCTCGGCATGCTGCAGGCGATCGCCGGCCGGCGGCTGATCGGCCATTTCGACTATGTATCGGCGGTGTCGGGCGGCGGCTATATCGCCGGCTTCTTCCGCAGCCTGTTCCTGCCCGGCAGCATGCGCGGCGCCGGCTGGCAGGAGGCGGTGGGCACCGCCCCAGGCGTCAGCGAGCAGCACCGTTTCGCCGAGGCGGTGCTGGCCAGCGAGCCGGCCGACCGCACGCTGGCCGGGCCGGACGGCGCGGCGGTGCGCAACCCGATCTGGTGGCTGCGCCAGCACAGCCGCTATCTCGCGCCCAACGGGCCGAGCGACTATGCCTCCGCCGCATCCTATCTGACGCGCAACTGGATCGCGATGCTCTACGTGTTCGTGATCGCCGTCGCGAGCATCTTCGCCGGCGTTACCCTGCTGCTGCGCGCGCTGTTCCACCTCGCCGGCGCCGATCCGCTGGTGGCGCGGCTGACGGCGATCCGCCTGCCGGCCGCCGCCGCGCCGCCGCTCTGCCCCGGCCGCTGCCCGCCGGCCGCGCCGCCGGTCGAAACGGTTCTGCACCTGAGCCCGTGGCTGCCGCTGGCCGCCCTGGCCGTCGTCGCCGCCTTCTGCTGCGGCGTGGCCTACTGGATGACGGAGAACATGCAGGCGACGCCCCAGCCGCTCGGCCGCCCGCGCCGGCTGGACGACCGCACCGATTCCCGCCGCCGCTTCCTGCGCGTGACCGTGCCGACGATGCTGCTGGCCGCCGCCGCCGGAACGCTGGTGATCCTCTACGACGTCTCGGCCATTCCGCCGCTGCGCCGCACGGCCGGATCTCCGGCGATCTGGGTGATCGGCCTCGGCGCGGCCTATGTGCTCGCCACCGGCCTGGTCGCCATCGCCGCCTATCTGAAGGCGCGCGGCCGCTTCGCCAATCCCACGGCGGAGATGCGCCGCCTGCTCACCGCATGGCTCACCGCCGCCAACCTCGCCGCGCTGGTGCTCGTCACCGCCGGCATCTGCGACAGCCTCGCGCTCGCGCTGCGCACCCGGGTGCCGGCGGTGATGGGCGGCGGCGTCGGCCCGCTCGTCTCGACGGTCCTGATCCCCGCCGCCGCCTTCGCGATCAACCGCCTGTCCGGCCTGCTCGGCGGCAAGGCGAAGGGCGGCGGCATCGCCGGCTTCCTCGCCCGGCACATGAGCGTGGCGCTGCTGATCGCCGGCACCCTGCTCTACGGCATCGTCGCGATCCTGGTGGACGCGGCCGTGCAGGCGGTGCTCTGGTCCGGCACCGCCTGGGGGCCGCCGGGGCTGGACGGACGGCCGACCGCCACGCTGCTGCTGATCCTCGTCGTGCTGGTCGGGATGACGGGGCGCGCCCATGGCTTCATCAACCTCTCGTCGCTCCACCAGCTTTACGCGGCGCGGCTGACGCGGGCCTATCTGGGCGCCTCCAACCTTGCCCGGCTGCGGCTCGACGATGGCGCGCGCACGATCAAGGAGGGCGATCCGTGCGATCATGTGGAGCCGCGCGCCTTCTTCGCCGGCGCCGTCACCGCGCCCATCCCGCTGCTGCTGACGACCCTGAACGAGACGATCTCGCCGCAGTCGCAGCTGACGGAGCGGGATCGCAAGGGCGTGCCGCTGCTGCTCGGCCCGCAGGGGATCAGCGTGGATCGCGGCGCGCCGATCCGGTGGAGCGATCTTGCCGCCAGCGACGCGGAGGCGCTGTCGATGGGGCAGTGGTGCGCCATCTCCGGCGCGGCGGCGTCGGCCGGCATGGGCCGGCTCACCACCCTGGGCGGCGCGCTCACCTGCACCTTCGCCAACGTCCGTCTCGGCTACTGGTGGAGGCACGGCGGCACGATCGCCCCCTGCGTGGCGCGGCCGCTGACCGATCGGCTGGGCAGCCGGTTCGATACCTTCCTGTTCCTGTTCGCCGAGATGACGGCGCGCTACTCGCGCAACTGGCGCCGGGTGTATCTTTCGGACGGCGGCCATTTCGAGAACAGCGCCGCCTATGCCCTGCTCCACCGCCGCGTCGGCGTGGTCCTGCTGTGCGACGGTGGCGAGGATCCGCTGTACCGCTTCGACGATCTCGAACAGCTCGTCCGCAAGGTGCGGCTCGATCTGCGCGGCGAGGTGGAACCGGTGGAGTGGGCCACGGTGGAGCAGGTCGCCGGCGGCGCCGCCCCCTTCTTCCTCAACGCGCAAGGGGCCGGCGGCTGGCACGAGCGGATCGACGATCCCGCCTCGGCCGGCGCCTTCGCGCTGATGCTGCGCGCCCGCTTCGCCGGCGAGACGCAATCGAGCATCATCGTCTGGCTGAAGCCCCGCCGGCTGCCGACGATGGCGGCGGACGTGGCTGCCTACGCCCGCTTCAACCCCGCCTTCCCGCACCAGTCGACCGGCGACCAGTTCTTCGACGAGGCGCAGTGGGAGAGCTATCGCAAGCTCGGCTTCCAGATGGCGGACGCGCTGCTGGAGGCCGCCGGCCCCGCCTTTCTCGATCGCCTGCGCGCGGCCAGCGGCCGATAA